The proteins below are encoded in one region of Dioscorea cayenensis subsp. rotundata cultivar TDr96_F1 chromosome 18, TDr96_F1_v2_PseudoChromosome.rev07_lg8_w22 25.fasta, whole genome shotgun sequence:
- the LOC120282307 gene encoding probable glutathione S-transferase DHAR2, chloroplastic, with protein sequence MSASTTGLMAPAILARSSFLASAAHFPSISRSFSSTSPFPRYHRVFLSRPFSVKASSPPQPLDVCVKASTTVPDRLGDCPFSQRVLLTLEEKHLPYDLKLVDMSNKPEWFLKISPKGQVPVIKLDEKWIADSDVITQSLEEKYPLPTLATPPEKSSIGSKIFSTFIGFLKSKDPSDGTEEALVTELASFNDYIKDNGPFINGEMISAADLSLGPKLYHLEIALGHYKDWSIPDSLPLLKNYMKTIFSRDSFVKTRALREDIIAGWRPKVFG encoded by the exons ATGTCTGCTTCCACTACTGGCCTGATGGCGCCAGCCATTCTTGCTCGCTCCTCCTTTCTCGCTTCTGCTGCTCATTTTCCATCTATTTCAAGAAGCTTCTCCTCCACTTCGCCCTTCCCTCGGTATCATCGTGTCTTCCTATCTCGGCCTTTCTCCGTCAAGGCTTCTTCACCACCGCAGCCACTCGACGTCTGCGTCAAGGCCTCCACCACCGTCCCTGACCGCCTCGGCGATT GTCCTTTCTCTCAAAGAGTTTTGCTCACCCTTGAGGAGAAGCATTTACCTTATGACTTGAAGTTGGTAGACATGTCCAACAAACCTGAATG GTTCTTAAAGATCAGTCCTAAGGGTCAAGTTCCTGTTATCAAACTTGATGAGAAGTGGATTGCTGACTCAGATGTCATCACGCAATCATTAGAAGAAAAGTATCCGCTCCCAACTCTAGCAACTCCTCCTGAAAAGTCTTCAAT TGGTTCAAAGATCTTCTCAACCTTTATTGGGTTTCTGAAAAGCAAAGATCCCAGTGACGGGACTGAGGAGGCATTGGTTACAGAGTTAGCATCATTTAATGATTATATAAAAGACAAT GGGCCCTTTATCAATGGGGAGATGATCTCTGCTGCTGATCTCTCTCTTGGACCCAAGCTTTATCATTTGGAGATTGCTTTAGGCCATTATAAGGATTGGTCAATCCCAGACTCACTTCCTCTTCTCAAAAATTACATGAAG ACAATTTTCTCTCGGGATTCATTTGTAAAAACTCGAGCATTACGGGAGGACATCATTGCTGGCTGGCGCCCAAAAGTTTTTGGATAA